The proteins below come from a single Catenulispora sp. EB89 genomic window:
- a CDS encoding DUF1707 domain-containing protein yields the protein MTDQPDLRASHADRDRVVETLRIAAGDGRLSAEELDARLEAALTSRTLGELAELTSDLPGTPDSGAGYGPAHGAAAPPSKDVLVIEQKGGQFVRTGAWVVPGRIELRPKMCDVILDFSDAVISRDTLRIDADMRLGKLIIIAGAGVELDIDGLTLAFSKFRLRGDRRRRYGVDRDARPLRIEIVGTLKYGKLVERRARRRRPAR from the coding sequence ATGACTGACCAGCCCGACCTGCGAGCCTCGCACGCGGACCGGGACCGGGTCGTGGAGACGCTGCGGATCGCCGCCGGGGACGGCCGGCTCTCCGCCGAGGAGCTCGACGCCCGGCTGGAGGCCGCGCTCACCTCGCGCACCCTCGGGGAGTTGGCGGAGCTCACCTCCGACCTGCCCGGCACCCCGGACAGCGGTGCCGGCTACGGGCCCGCTCACGGTGCCGCCGCACCGCCGTCGAAGGACGTGCTCGTCATCGAGCAGAAGGGCGGGCAGTTCGTCCGCACCGGGGCGTGGGTGGTCCCCGGGCGCATCGAGCTGCGGCCCAAGATGTGCGACGTCATCCTGGACTTCAGCGACGCCGTCATCAGCCGCGACACCCTGCGGATCGACGCGGACATGCGGCTCGGCAAGCTGATCATCATCGCGGGAGCCGGGGTCGAGCTCGACATCGACGGCCTGACGCTGGCGTTCTCCAAGTTCCGGCTGCGCGGGGACCGGCGGCGACGCTACGGGGTCGACCGGGACGCGCGGCCGCTGCGGATCGAGATCGTCGGCACCCTGAAATACGGCAAGCTGGTCGAGCGGCGGGCCCGGCGGCGACGCCCGGCGCGCTGA